TCGGCGTGGGCGAAACCCGCCATTGGGAGCCGGTGATCAATCCGGCCCGCAAAGAGGCAGCCGAATGACTGCCCCGCAGACCCTGTTCGACAAGCTCTGGGCTGCGCATGAGATCATGCGACGCGACGATGGCATGTCCCTCCTGTGGGTGGACCGGCATCTGGTGCACGAAGGCTCGCACCACGCCTTTGCCAAGCTGGCGCAGCGGGGCCTGAAAGTGGCCGAACCTGATCTGACCTTTGCGGTGGTCGATCACTATGCGCCAACACGACCGGGCGCTGTCGCGCCCGATATCCGCCGGATGATCGACACTCTGGGCCAGAATGCACGGGCACAGGGCCTCCGGCTGTTCGATCTGCACGATCCGGGGCAGGGCATTGTGCATGTGCTTGGTCCCGAGCAGGGGCTGACGCTGCCTGGACTACTGATCAACTGCGGGGATAGCCATACCTCCACTCACGGGGCGCTTGGGGCTTTGGCCTTTGGCGTCGGGGCGACCGAAGTCGCCCATATTCTGGCAACCCAAACGATCTGGCAGCGTCGGCCCAAGACCATGCGGATTTCGGTCAATGGCGCCCTTGGCGCTGGTGTCACGGCCAAGGATCTTGCACTGCACTGGATCGCCGAACTGGGCGCGGATGGCGCCAGGGGTCACGCAATCGAATACGCGGGCAGCGCGGTTGAGGCGTTGAGCATCGAAGGTCGCCTGACCCTGTGCAATCTCAGCATCGAGGGTGGTGCCCGGCTGGGTCTGATCGCGCCGGATCAGATCACTTTCGACTATCTGAAAGGGCGCAATTTCGCCCCGAAGGGTGCCGCCTGGGAGGCTGCTCTGGCGGATTGGCAGAAGCTCTACAGCGATGCGGAGGCCATCTTCGATCAGGAGGTTGCAATCGAAGCCGCAGAGATCGCCCCGACGGTGACCTGGGGTACTTCTCCGGAAGAGGCGCTGCCGATCACTGGCCGTGTACCGCGCCCGGCAGACCTGCCCGGAGGAAAGCAGGGTCAGGCGCGTGCGACGCTCGATTACATGGGCCTTGAAGCAGGGATGCCGCTTGAGGACATCGCGGTTGATCAGGTGTTCATCGGCTCCTGCACCAATGGCCGGATCGAGGATCTGCGCCTCGCGGCCAAGGTTCTGGCGGGACGCCAGGCCAAGGTGCCCGGTCTGGTGTCGCCGGGGTCCGCCGTTGTCAAGAAACAGGCCGAGGCTGAAGGGCTGGCGCAGATCTTTACCGATGCGGGCCTGGAATGGGCCGATGCCGGCTGTTCCATGTGTGTGGGCATGAATGGTGATCTGGTCGAGGCAGGCAAACGCTGCGCCTCCTCCACCAACCGGAATTTCCGCGGGCGGCAAGGACGCGGCGCGCGGACCCATCTGATGAGTCCCGCCATGGTCGCCGCCGCCGCCGTTACCGGACATCTTGCCGATGTGCGCCCGCTGCTGGAGGGCCGGTCATGAGCGGGTGGAGCAAGATCGAAGGCCGGGCGGTGGCGCTGGCGCAGGAGAATGTGGACACGGACCAGCTGATCCCGGCGCGGTTCATGTCGGCGCCGCGCAGCGAGGGGTATGGCCAATTTCTGCTGCACGATGCGCGTCAGGATGACGACGTGCATGTGCTGAACCTGCATCCCGGCGCCTCGGTGCTCGTGACGCGGCGCAATTTCGGCAGCGGTTCCAGCCGCGAGGCTGCCGTTTATGCGCTGGTGGATTTCGGGATCAAGGCAGTCTTCGCCCCCAGTTTTGGCGACATCTTTTCTGGCAACGCCGTCAACAACGGCCTGCTGCCCGCACGCCTGCCAGAAGAACAGATCGAGGCGCTGATCAGCGCTATCGGCAGCAATGATGTGGCGGCCACCGTCGATCTGGCTGCTGGCCGTGCCAGCATCGCCGGGCAGGAGGTCTCTTTCGAGATTGACCCCGTCTGGCAGCAAAAACTGGTCAACGGTTGGGACGACATCGACCTGACCGCTCAGCACCAAGAACGGATTTCAACGTTTCGGGCGGCCCGTGCTTCTCAGCACCCATGGGCTTGGCCCGCGACGTAAGACGGCAACGGGCCCCGCTGGGGGCCGGGGCCACAACCAAAGGGGCGTCACAAGGCACCCCATCACCAGGGAGAAAGACAAAATGAAGCACAGTATGATTGGTGCAGTCCTTGTCACCACGGCGATGACCTCGGCTGCCTTTGCCGAAGACACGCTGACCGCCGTACACGCCTTTCCGGAATCGCTGATCTACACCAAATCCTTCCTTGAATTCGTCGACAAGGTGAACGCGGCGGGTGAAGGTGTCGTCAATATCGAGGTCCGTGGCGGCCCCGAGGCCATCGGCATGTTCCAGCAGCCGGACGCCGTGCGTTCGGGCGTTGTGGACATGGTCTACACACCGGGCAGCTTCTACGCCGGCGCCCTGCCGGAAAAAGACGCGCTTGTGACCTCAAACCTGACGGCGGTAGAAACCCGCGCCAATGGCGGTCTGGAACTGATTGACCAGATCCACCAGGAAAAGATGGGCGTCAAATACCTCGGCTGGTTCGACTCGGGAGTCTGCTACAACCTGTGGACCCGCAATGAGCCGAAGCTGGACGCCGACGGCAACCTTGATGTGTCCGGTCTGAAACTGCGCGGCAATGCGGTCTACAACGCATTCTTCACCGAATATCTGGGCGCGCAGGTGATCGACCTGCCTACCACCGAAGTCTATTCGGCGCTGGAGCGTGGCGTGGTGGATGCGACCGGTTGGACCCAGATCGGCCTGATCGATCTGAAGTGGAACGAATTCCTGAACTACCGGATCGAACCCTGCTTCTTCTCGACCGACCTTGGCACCATCGTGAATCTCGACAAGTGGAACAGCCTGTCCGAGGAATCGCGCAAGATCCTGCAGGATGTCGCAATCGCCCACGAGGCGGAAAGCGCCGCCAAACTGGGTGCCCTGCGCGACGCGGATTTCGCGGCCCTTGAAGAGGCCGGCATGAAAGTCGTGACCTTGGAAGGTGACGCCGCCGACGCCTATCTGGCGGCCGCCACGCAGAAAACCTGGGACCGCATGAAGGGCCTGATGGCCGACAGCCCCCAGGGAGACGGCAACTACGACAAGCTGATCGAGCTGTTCTACGACAAGTAAACAGCCACGGGACGGCACGCCGGATCGCGGGTCCGGCGTGCCGTCTGCCTTTGGAAAGGATGAGAAATGGCAATGGTCGGAAAGCTCTATCAAGGCTTCCTATATGCGATGGCGGGCATCGCGGGGTTCATGCTGGTCTGGCTGATGATTTCGGTCACCCTGTCCGTGGTGATGCGCAATGCTGGGCTTCAGCCCTTTGCCTGGCTTTTCACCTCATCCGAATACGCCATTTTGTACATGACCATGATGGGCGCCCCCTGGTTGGTGCGGGAAAAGGGCCATGTGCATATCGAACTGATCACCGCTGCATTGCCCGCAGAGGTGCGCCGGGTGGTCAGCCGTCTTGTGGCCGCGCTTTGTGTTCTGGTGTCGGTGATCCTGGCCTGGAAGGGCGCAGAGCTGTTTCTGGGCAATATCGCGCGCAACGATCTGGACGTGCGCGCCTACTACTTTCCGAAATGGATCCTGACGATCGCCTTTCCGGTCAGCTTTGGACTGATGGCGATTGAATTTTCCCGTTTCGTATTTGGCAGCGACCTGATGCATTCGGGCGAAGCGGGGATACACGAATAATGGAATGGTTTGAATCACTGGCCCTGCTGCTGGGCTCGATCCTGGTTCTGATGGCCATCGGCATGCCGGTCGCTCTTGCCTTTCTGGCGGCCAATATCGTCGGGGCCTGGTTTTTCATGGGCGGGGCCAAGGGGATCACGCTGCTGCTCAACAACGGGTTTGGCGGGCTGACGAACTATGCGCTGGTGCCGATCCCGCTGTTCCTGCTGATGGGAGAGGTCTTCTTTCACACTGGCCTTGGGGCACGGATGTTCAATGCCATCGACAGGCTTCTGGGTAAGCTGCCCGGGCGGTTGTCTTATGTGACTGTGCTGGGCGGGACAGCGTTTTCGACGCTGTCCGGCTCCTCCATGGGCTCGACCGCGCTGCTGGGCAGCCTAATGGTGCCCGAGATGACCAGCCGCGGATACAAGAAGCACATGTCGATCGGGCCAATCCTGGGCACCGGTGGTCTGGCGATCATCATTCCGCCCTCTGCTTTGGCGGTGCTGCTGGCGACGCTCGCCCGCATCGACGTCGGCGCGCTGCTGATCGCGGGGATCCTGCCGGGGCTGGTGTTGGCCAGCTTTTATATCTGTGTCATCTATCTGCAGACCCGCATCGACCCGACCGCTGCCCCTGCCTATGAGGTTGAGACGCTCACCATCGGTGAAAAGGCGCGGCTGCTGTTCGGAGACGTCCTGCCCATGCTGTCGGTCATGGTTCTGATCGTCATCGGCATGGTTGGTGGGCTGATCACCCCGTCCGAGGCCGCCGCCTTTGGCGCGCTTGGGGTCCTGATCCTTGCCATTCTGTTTCGCTGTCTCAGCTGGGAGGCGATGAAGAAGTCCGTCGTCGGCGCGCTGCGAGTGACGCTGATGGCCTATCTGATCGTGTTCGGCTCAGCCACTTTCAGCCAGCTGCTGGCCTTTTCCGGTGCCTCCAGCGGGCTGATCCGCTGGGCGACTTCCTTTGATCTGGCGCCGGTTGCGATGCTGTTGGTGATGTTCTGTGTGCTGCTGCTGCTGGGCATGTTCATGGAGCAGATCTCGATGATGCTGCTGACCGTGCCGATCTTCTTTCCGCTGGCGGCCTCGCTGGGGTTCGATCCGATATGGTTCGGTTTGATCATCCTGCTGGCGTTGGAGATCAGCTTCACCACGCCACCCTTCGGACTGTTGCTTTTCGTGATGAAAGGGGTGGCGCCCAAGGATACCACGATGCGCGACATCTACATGTCCGCCTTTCCCTATATGGCCTGCTCGATGCTGCTGGTCGCCTTGCTGATCCTGTTTCCTCAGCTGGCGCTGTGGCTGCCGGGGCTGTGACTGCTTTGCCAAAGCACGGAAAGCCATGGGGCAAATTGCTGTGAGCATCGGATCGTAGAAATGGAAACGCTGCCAGCATGTGTTGCTGGCAGCGTTCTTCGTTTTCATTGCTCCGCCCGGGGCGGTGAGGTCAGAGCGCGAACCAGTCTGCCTCTGCCGCATCGGTGCCAAGGACCTTGATCACAAAGTCTGCATTTCCATCACCGTCCACATCGCCCGCGATGCGCTGGAAATCACCACGATCCGCCGCACGAAGTTCCCCTGCGGTGCCGCTGAAGTGAGCACTGCCGATAAAGGTAAAGGCGTCGTCCTCTTCAGTGGAGCTGTCAGCGTCGATCCGGTCCAGTCGGATGATATCGAGATCGTCGCTCGCGAAATCGGCGATAGTGTCGGTCCCTCTCGGACCCGAAAGCCGGAAAAAGAAATCGTCGGCTCCGTCGCCACCGGTCAAAAGGTCGGCGCCGCGGCCGCCCCGCAGGATGTCATCGCCCGCGCCACCGTCCATGGTATCGTCACCAGCGCCGCCGTTCAGTTTGTCGGACCCGCGACCACCAAACAGCTTGTCGTTGCCGCCACCGCGGACCAGCACATCGTCGCCAAACCCACCCCGCACAACGTCATTGCCCGCGCCACCTTCGAGGCTGTCATCGCCAAGGTTGCCTTTCAGCGTGTCGTTGCCTTCGCCGCCGTCAATCAGATCGTCGCCTTCGTGGCCAAGGACCAGATCATCACCGCCCCAGGAGGCGATGTAGTCGGCGTAGGAACTACCCTCGATGACGTCGTCGGTCGCCTCTGGCGCAGCGATTTCCGTGGTGCCGACGTATTCGTGCAGCACGTAGATGGCTTCGCGGGCGTCTTCCACCGACTGCGCCCAGTCGTTGATCCCGGCTGCCGAGCCTTCGGCCATTTCATAGCTCTCGCCATCGGCAGAGAGTGTCATGTACTCGTCCACCCAGTCCTTGCCGGTACCAACGTCATTGACGCCGTCGCCGTTGCGGTCCTTGCCCCAGATCACGTCCAGCAGTGTACGCTGCACTGCCTCAAGGTCGGAGGGATCTCCGTCCATGTCCTGGTACCACTGGACCCAGGCATCTCCATAGGTGGCGATGCG
This genomic stretch from Phaeobacter gallaeciensis harbors:
- the leuC gene encoding 3-isopropylmalate dehydratase large subunit; its protein translation is MTAPQTLFDKLWAAHEIMRRDDGMSLLWVDRHLVHEGSHHAFAKLAQRGLKVAEPDLTFAVVDHYAPTRPGAVAPDIRRMIDTLGQNARAQGLRLFDLHDPGQGIVHVLGPEQGLTLPGLLINCGDSHTSTHGALGALAFGVGATEVAHILATQTIWQRRPKTMRISVNGALGAGVTAKDLALHWIAELGADGARGHAIEYAGSAVEALSIEGRLTLCNLSIEGGARLGLIAPDQITFDYLKGRNFAPKGAAWEAALADWQKLYSDAEAIFDQEVAIEAAEIAPTVTWGTSPEEALPITGRVPRPADLPGGKQGQARATLDYMGLEAGMPLEDIAVDQVFIGSCTNGRIEDLRLAAKVLAGRQAKVPGLVSPGSAVVKKQAEAEGLAQIFTDAGLEWADAGCSMCVGMNGDLVEAGKRCASSTNRNFRGRQGRGARTHLMSPAMVAAAAVTGHLADVRPLLEGRS
- the leuD gene encoding 3-isopropylmalate dehydratase small subunit; translated protein: MSGWSKIEGRAVALAQENVDTDQLIPARFMSAPRSEGYGQFLLHDARQDDDVHVLNLHPGASVLVTRRNFGSGSSREAAVYALVDFGIKAVFAPSFGDIFSGNAVNNGLLPARLPEEQIEALISAIGSNDVAATVDLAAGRASIAGQEVSFEIDPVWQQKLVNGWDDIDLTAQHQERISTFRAARASQHPWAWPAT
- the dctP gene encoding TRAP transporter substrate-binding protein DctP: MKHSMIGAVLVTTAMTSAAFAEDTLTAVHAFPESLIYTKSFLEFVDKVNAAGEGVVNIEVRGGPEAIGMFQQPDAVRSGVVDMVYTPGSFYAGALPEKDALVTSNLTAVETRANGGLELIDQIHQEKMGVKYLGWFDSGVCYNLWTRNEPKLDADGNLDVSGLKLRGNAVYNAFFTEYLGAQVIDLPTTEVYSALERGVVDATGWTQIGLIDLKWNEFLNYRIEPCFFSTDLGTIVNLDKWNSLSEESRKILQDVAIAHEAESAAKLGALRDADFAALEEAGMKVVTLEGDAADAYLAAATQKTWDRMKGLMADSPQGDGNYDKLIELFYDK
- a CDS encoding TRAP transporter small permease codes for the protein MAMVGKLYQGFLYAMAGIAGFMLVWLMISVTLSVVMRNAGLQPFAWLFTSSEYAILYMTMMGAPWLVREKGHVHIELITAALPAEVRRVVSRLVAALCVLVSVILAWKGAELFLGNIARNDLDVRAYYFPKWILTIAFPVSFGLMAIEFSRFVFGSDLMHSGEAGIHE
- a CDS encoding TRAP transporter large permease, whose amino-acid sequence is MEWFESLALLLGSILVLMAIGMPVALAFLAANIVGAWFFMGGAKGITLLLNNGFGGLTNYALVPIPLFLLMGEVFFHTGLGARMFNAIDRLLGKLPGRLSYVTVLGGTAFSTLSGSSMGSTALLGSLMVPEMTSRGYKKHMSIGPILGTGGLAIIIPPSALAVLLATLARIDVGALLIAGILPGLVLASFYICVIYLQTRIDPTAAPAYEVETLTIGEKARLLFGDVLPMLSVMVLIVIGMVGGLITPSEAAAFGALGVLILAILFRCLSWEAMKKSVVGALRVTLMAYLIVFGSATFSQLLAFSGASSGLIRWATSFDLAPVAMLLVMFCVLLLLGMFMEQISMMLLTVPIFFPLAASLGFDPIWFGLIILLALEISFTTPPFGLLLFVMKGVAPKDTTMRDIYMSAFPYMACSMLLVALLILFPQLALWLPGL
- a CDS encoding calcium-binding protein is translated as MADSVSTSGGAAQGDLYGDLWVLTRDLDPSDGGGNGEPVLDENGQIVPIGYNPETGETFPIHLVEGGEGEYEVPADQLDYIQEIEMERANIMRSPDQVVESALEEALGKINAGTEITTDASGRIMVDGVLIDSPRENLALYKLIMTAGGATSWTEVQANVAGNIPQSLIDLMNAGWNPTGLLAGVFSKFHPVSMDATLTAHTFMGVNEVTGSGDTQTIDYFGFTNGSAETFDYDRIATYGDAWVQWYQDMDGDPSDLEAVQRTLLDVIWGKDRNGDGVNDVGTGKDWVDEYMTLSADGESYEMAEGSAAGINDWAQSVEDAREAIYVLHEYVGTTEIAAPEATDDVIEGSSYADYIASWGGDDLVLGHEGDDLIDGGEGNDTLKGNLGDDSLEGGAGNDVVRGGFGDDVLVRGGGNDKLFGGRGSDKLNGGAGDDTMDGGAGDDILRGGRGADLLTGGDGADDFFFRLSGPRGTDTIADFASDDLDIIRLDRIDADSSTEEDDAFTFIGSAHFSGTAGELRAADRGDFQRIAGDVDGDGNADFVIKVLGTDAAEADWFAL